A part of Thermoplasmata archaeon genomic DNA contains:
- a CDS encoding response regulator encodes MASSGAPSASAVVVAGDEETRVLLRGLLRLHHFRVDGEADGVTQGIELVREHHPNLLVADVNVAEGSPGTLVAEARRIDPSVRVILVAPASRPPAVPTGSEKGPDVVLLRPFRIRQFAEALLGPSGGSRTPA; translated from the coding sequence ATGGCCAGCTCGGGCGCACCGTCGGCATCCGCCGTCGTGGTCGCCGGCGACGAGGAGACGCGGGTGCTCCTGCGGGGCCTCCTGCGGCTCCACCACTTCCGGGTCGACGGCGAGGCCGACGGGGTCACCCAGGGCATCGAACTCGTCCGGGAGCACCACCCGAACCTCCTGGTCGCGGACGTCAACGTCGCCGAGGGGAGCCCGGGCACGCTGGTCGCCGAGGCCCGTCGCATCGACCCCTCCGTCCGGGTGATCCTGGTCGCACCTGCCTCCCGTCCGCCCGCGGTCCCCACGGGGTCCGAGAAGGGTCCGGACGTCGTCCTGCTGCGGCCGTTCCGCATCCGCCAGTTCGCCGAGGCCCTGCTCGGCCCGAGCGGCGGATCGAGGACCCCGGCCTAG
- a CDS encoding GMP synthase subunit A, which produces MRVPVLDNGGQWTHREWRVLRDLGVESEIVANTTPLRELRADGIVLSGGALSLEGSDAPLGAVDGWIDTVDVPVLAVCIGHQFLGRHFGGRLGRVAPEFGSVDLLVDRPDHPLFAGLPDRLRVWANHNDTVVTPPPGWSVLGHSAACPIEAMAHPDRPIWGVQFHPEVEHTEGGREMFRHFVDACHR; this is translated from the coding sequence GTGAGGGTCCCGGTCCTCGACAACGGCGGGCAATGGACGCACCGCGAGTGGCGCGTCCTCCGGGACCTGGGCGTCGAGAGCGAGATCGTGGCGAACACGACCCCGTTGCGGGAGCTGCGGGCCGATGGGATCGTCCTCTCCGGCGGGGCGCTGAGCCTCGAGGGCAGCGACGCTCCGCTGGGTGCCGTCGATGGATGGATCGACACGGTGGACGTCCCGGTCCTCGCGGTCTGCATCGGCCACCAGTTCCTCGGGCGGCACTTCGGCGGTCGGCTCGGCCGGGTCGCGCCCGAGTTCGGCTCGGTCGACCTGCTCGTCGACCGACCGGACCATCCCCTCTTCGCCGGCCTCCCCGACCGGCTGCGGGTCTGGGCCAACCACAACGACACGGTCGTCACCCCTCCCCCGGGCTGGTCGGTCCTCGGCCACTCGGCCGCCTGCCCGATCGAGGCGATGGCCCACCCGGACCGCCCGATCTGGGGCGTCCAGTTCCACCCCGAGGTGGAGCACACGGAGGGCGGCCGCGAGATGTTCCGCCACTTCGTGGACGCCTGCCACCGCTAG
- a CDS encoding UbiX family flavin prenyltransferase translates to MAEDPPFVVGVSGASGAPIAVRVLEALHAAKVPVALVVSKGGREVLREECGIDPDALAARATHVYADDDLGAPIASGSRLTRGMAIVPCSSNTAAQVALGLGDSLLARAAHVHLKERRRLVIVPRESPLPTTLLRHLTTLSELGVVVLIAAPPYYLHPRSVDDQTSYLAGKVLDHLGVPHALYRGWRAEAP, encoded by the coding sequence GTGGCGGAAGATCCCCCGTTCGTCGTCGGCGTCTCGGGAGCCAGCGGCGCGCCGATCGCCGTGAGGGTGCTCGAGGCGCTCCACGCCGCGAAGGTGCCGGTCGCCCTCGTCGTCTCCAAGGGGGGACGCGAGGTGCTGCGCGAGGAGTGCGGGATCGACCCCGACGCGCTCGCCGCCCGGGCCACCCACGTCTACGCGGACGACGACCTCGGCGCGCCGATCGCGAGCGGCTCTCGCCTGACGCGCGGGATGGCGATCGTGCCGTGCTCGTCGAACACGGCCGCGCAGGTCGCGCTCGGACTCGGCGACAGCCTGCTCGCCCGCGCGGCGCACGTGCACCTGAAGGAGCGGCGTCGCCTCGTCATCGTTCCCCGCGAGTCGCCGCTGCCGACGACCCTGCTGCGGCACCTGACCACCCTGAGCGAGCTCGGGGTCGTCGTCCTCATCGCCGCCCCGCCGTACTACCTCCACCCCCGGTCCGTGGACGACCAGACCTCGTACCTCGCCGGCAAGGTGCTCGACCATCTCGGCGTCCCCCACGCCCTCTACCGGGGCTGGCGCGCGGAGGCTCCGTGA
- a CDS encoding 3-ketoacyl-CoA thiolase, with product MGHRAAIVGAGHTRFGALEDGPRRLLRTAIDAAFASVERGADRALVHEAFLATIGFGGWQLGNVAAVLGEEAGLSGVPASRIENACASGGFAARAGVRAAQGEPGLVLVAGLEKMTDVSSARRRYWLGVSGDTEWERAAGLTFAGVYGLIASRYVADHPRAADALVEVAVKNHANGALNPNAHFQKAVTAEAVRAAPRVAEPLGLYDCCPVSDGAVALLLAAPEEARSFTDSPVYIDGVGAGTDALAVQERPELTRFGATRWAVDAALRQARVDRSAISFLEVHDCFTIAELLALEDLGFAESGEAAAMTLDGATARGGRLPVNPDGGLKAKGHPIGASGVSQLYEGFLQLRGAAGRRQVPGAERALAHNVGGAGATATVTVLSAG from the coding sequence TTGGGACATCGGGCAGCGATCGTCGGCGCCGGCCACACGCGGTTCGGCGCGCTCGAGGACGGACCGCGGCGCCTACTGCGGACCGCGATCGATGCCGCGTTCGCGAGCGTCGAGCGCGGGGCCGACCGCGCCCTCGTCCACGAAGCGTTCCTGGCGACGATCGGCTTCGGCGGCTGGCAGCTCGGCAACGTCGCCGCCGTCCTCGGAGAGGAGGCGGGCCTCTCGGGCGTGCCGGCGAGCCGGATCGAGAACGCGTGCGCGTCCGGAGGGTTTGCCGCGCGCGCGGGCGTGCGGGCCGCGCAGGGCGAGCCCGGCCTGGTGCTGGTCGCGGGCCTGGAGAAGATGACCGACGTATCGAGCGCACGCCGTCGCTACTGGCTCGGGGTGAGCGGCGACACGGAGTGGGAGCGCGCGGCGGGGCTCACGTTCGCCGGCGTCTACGGTCTCATCGCGTCGCGGTACGTTGCCGACCATCCGCGCGCCGCCGACGCCCTGGTGGAGGTCGCGGTGAAGAACCACGCCAATGGTGCGCTCAACCCGAACGCCCACTTCCAGAAGGCCGTGACCGCGGAGGCGGTGCGTGCCGCCCCGCGGGTCGCCGAACCGCTCGGCCTCTACGACTGCTGTCCCGTGAGCGACGGCGCGGTCGCGCTCCTCCTGGCCGCTCCGGAGGAGGCCCGCTCCTTCACCGACTCGCCCGTTTACATCGACGGCGTCGGGGCGGGCACGGACGCTCTCGCCGTCCAGGAGCGGCCCGAGCTGACCCGCTTCGGCGCAACGCGCTGGGCGGTCGACGCCGCGCTGCGCCAGGCCCGCGTCGATCGCTCGGCCATCTCCTTCCTCGAGGTACACGACTGCTTCACGATCGCCGAGCTCCTCGCGCTCGAGGACCTCGGCTTCGCGGAGTCCGGCGAGGCCGCGGCGATGACGCTCGATGGCGCCACCGCGCGGGGGGGACGGTTGCCCGTGAACCCGGACGGCGGGCTGAAGGCCAAGGGCCACCCGATCGGCGCAAGCGGCGTCAGCCAGCTCTACGAGGGATTCCTGCAGCTCCGTGGCGCGGCCGGACGCCGGCAGGTGCCCGGGGCGGAGCGAGCGCTCGCCCACAACGTGGGCGGCGCCGGGGCGACCGCGACCGTCACCGTGCTGTCGGCCGGGTGA
- a CDS encoding zinc ribbon domain-containing protein, with amino-acid sequence MVEIRGAAAYVPRSTDGDRRVGDPDEDEFTMLATAIERLEDGIEPLGGIGPVVVVGTIAFGAADNVARFLGSPSPIECVGRGPEAFSAALEKLSSGVSAHESALLLAVDRDPGTTGDPGDRGLSHAAIAIWLGGGGANPVATDAFRSAAPSSTGPAFAWAASTAAARVPRWGDWRYDGRAGTRSLPAPAASAPGGATVSQGAYVPWPRYLEATNAHWRLIAAECGACGALTFPPRGRCRACESTDPGRSVRLARDGGRVIASTRIGAGGQPTEFDEQVTAYGPYSVVLVEFAAGVRATLPVALGSGDPPAIGGTVTTRLRRRYPIDGEWRYGRKALVPDPPARGTEGS; translated from the coding sequence ATGGTCGAGATCCGCGGGGCGGCCGCCTACGTTCCTCGATCCACCGACGGAGATCGGCGCGTCGGGGATCCGGACGAGGACGAGTTCACCATGCTCGCGACCGCGATCGAGCGGCTGGAGGACGGGATCGAGCCGCTCGGAGGCATCGGCCCGGTCGTGGTGGTCGGAACGATCGCCTTCGGCGCCGCGGACAACGTGGCGCGATTCCTCGGCTCGCCATCGCCGATCGAGTGCGTCGGTCGGGGCCCGGAGGCCTTCTCGGCCGCGCTGGAGAAGCTCTCGTCCGGCGTCAGCGCCCACGAATCCGCGCTGCTCCTCGCCGTCGATCGGGACCCGGGCACGACCGGCGACCCTGGGGACCGCGGACTATCGCACGCGGCGATCGCGATCTGGCTGGGCGGAGGGGGCGCGAACCCCGTGGCGACCGACGCGTTCCGATCCGCGGCTCCGTCCTCCACGGGCCCCGCCTTCGCCTGGGCGGCATCGACCGCAGCCGCCCGGGTCCCCCGGTGGGGCGACTGGCGATACGATGGGCGGGCCGGCACGCGCTCGCTTCCCGCGCCGGCGGCGTCCGCCCCCGGCGGAGCCACGGTCTCCCAGGGAGCCTACGTTCCCTGGCCGCGGTACCTCGAGGCCACGAACGCCCACTGGCGCCTGATCGCGGCGGAGTGCGGCGCGTGTGGTGCCCTGACCTTTCCACCTCGGGGTCGGTGCCGGGCCTGCGAGTCCACCGATCCGGGCCGGTCCGTTCGGCTCGCCCGTGACGGCGGTCGCGTGATCGCGTCGACCCGCATCGGAGCGGGCGGTCAGCCGACCGAGTTTGACGAACAGGTGACGGCCTACGGACCGTACAGCGTCGTCCTGGTGGAGTTCGCCGCGGGGGTCCGAGCCACGCTACCCGTCGCGCTCGGGTCCGGTGACCCGCCGGCGATCGGCGGGACCGTCACCACCCGCCTGCGCCGGCGCTACCCGATCGACGGCGAGTGGCGATACGGTCGCAAGGCGCTCGTCCCCGACCCGCCGGCGCGAGGAACCGAAGGCAGC